Proteins from a genomic interval of Paenibacillus sp. FSL H8-0048:
- a CDS encoding UDP-N-acetylmuramoyl-L-alanyl-D-glutamate--2,6-diaminopimelate ligase, with the protein MLIKELSSCLAAARLYGDGDIEISDLQADSRKVGPGDLFICLPGHTVDGHDYAPQAAAKGAAALVCERKLDIDLPQIVVDDCRYAMSVLSNAFFGSPSSRMKLIGITGTNGKTTTTYLIERIMQDHGVKTGLIGTIQMRYDGQSYGVSGTTQESLELQRSLNHMAFKGVQCCVMEVSSHALQQGRVKGTDYRTAIFTNLTQDHLDYHHTMEEYRAVKGLFFSRLGNVISPWKEERKYAVLNADDEASAYFAAQTAAEVITYGIDKTANVRASQISITAKGTFFHVETFRGETDISLRMVGKFNVYNALAAITAALLEDVPLADIKASLESVAGVDGRVESVDAGQDFAVIVDYAHTPDGLENVLKAVCEFAAGKVLTVFGCGGDRDTTKRPLMGKIAAKYSDHVLVTSDNPRTEDPLQILADIEAGLREDGVARERYEMIPDRREAITKAIEMASPGDVVLIAGKGHETYQLIKGVVHDFDDRIVAKEVIRGRSY; encoded by the coding sequence ATGTTAATTAAAGAACTCTCTTCTTGTCTGGCCGCTGCCCGTCTATACGGGGACGGAGACATAGAAATTTCAGATTTGCAGGCCGATTCACGCAAGGTGGGTCCGGGCGATTTGTTCATTTGTCTGCCCGGACATACAGTGGACGGACATGATTACGCACCTCAGGCTGCCGCCAAGGGTGCGGCTGCTCTGGTCTGCGAGCGGAAGCTGGACATTGACTTGCCGCAGATCGTGGTGGATGACTGCCGGTATGCCATGTCTGTGCTGTCCAATGCCTTCTTCGGTTCACCGAGCAGCCGGATGAAGCTGATCGGCATCACAGGTACCAACGGCAAGACGACCACCACCTATCTGATTGAACGGATCATGCAGGATCATGGGGTGAAGACCGGCCTGATCGGAACGATCCAGATGCGGTATGACGGTCAGAGCTATGGGGTGTCCGGTACGACACAGGAATCTCTGGAGCTTCAACGCAGTCTGAATCATATGGCGTTTAAGGGTGTGCAGTGCTGTGTAATGGAAGTCTCCTCCCATGCGCTCCAGCAGGGCCGGGTAAAGGGGACCGACTACCGCACCGCGATCTTTACGAATCTGACCCAGGATCACCTGGATTACCATCATACAATGGAGGAGTACCGCGCAGTGAAGGGCTTGTTCTTCTCACGGCTCGGCAATGTGATCTCCCCGTGGAAGGAAGAACGCAAGTATGCGGTGTTGAATGCCGACGATGAAGCCAGCGCCTATTTTGCCGCCCAGACCGCAGCGGAGGTCATTACATATGGTATCGACAAGACCGCCAATGTCCGGGCATCGCAAATATCGATCACCGCCAAAGGAACTTTTTTCCATGTGGAGACGTTTAGAGGAGAGACCGATATTTCGCTTCGCATGGTCGGTAAATTCAACGTCTATAATGCGCTTGCGGCGATTACGGCTGCGCTGCTGGAGGATGTGCCGCTTGCGGATATCAAGGCCAGTCTGGAGTCGGTTGCCGGCGTGGACGGCCGTGTCGAATCGGTGGATGCCGGACAGGATTTCGCAGTCATCGTTGACTATGCGCATACGCCGGACGGTCTGGAGAATGTGCTGAAGGCGGTATGTGAATTTGCAGCAGGCAAGGTGCTCACGGTCTTCGGCTGCGGCGGGGACCGCGATACGACCAAACGGCCGCTCATGGGCAAAATTGCTGCGAAGTACAGCGACCATGTGCTGGTCACCTCCGACAACCCGCGGACAGAGGACCCGCTGCAGATACTGGCTGATATTGAGGCCGGCCTCCGTGAGGATGGCGTGGCGCGTGAGCGCTATGAGATGATTCCGGACCGGCGGGAAGCCATCACAAAAGCTATTGAAATGGCAAGCCCCGGCGATGTAGTATTGATTGCGGGGAAAGGTCATGAGACCTATCAGCTGATCAAGGGAGTCGTTCATGATTTCGATGACCGAATCGTTGCCAAAGAAGTGATAAGGGGCCGAAGCTATTGA
- a CDS encoding UDP-N-acetylmuramoyl-tripeptide--D-alanyl-D-alanine ligase, producing MIIRTLYNVAEMCGGELSSSEAKDIEIQGVVTDSRKISPDCLFVPLVGENFDGHHYAAASLAAGAAATLWQRDKGPAPAGGGVILVEDTLAALQKLSSAYLAQVAPQVVAVTGSNGKTTTKDMITALLEVQYKVHKTQGNFNNHIGLPLTILSMDSDVEIAVLEMGMSSRGEIALLSLLASPDVAVITNVGESHLLQLGSRKEIARAKLEIVDGLQPGGLLIYNGDEPLLAEVLAEPGFRTPEGLQTFRFGQSADNDDYPTGLMTHSAGMTFTSLRHGERAFTLPLPGQHNVINALAALAVARHYKVTDENMAEGLSSLKLTGMRIEVVQAASGLVLLNDAYNASPTSMRAAIDVLQSMKCSGRRIAVLGDMLELGPEELEFHRQIGSYLDPALTDDVFTFGPLSAQLAAAASERFEAGHIFAFTDKEALIDALNAKCGNDDVVLFKASRGMRLEEVLKRLKEHSEANAN from the coding sequence TTGATTATTAGAACATTGTATAATGTCGCGGAAATGTGCGGAGGAGAGCTGTCCTCATCCGAAGCTAAGGATATAGAGATTCAGGGAGTTGTAACCGACTCGCGCAAAATATCGCCGGACTGCCTGTTCGTCCCGCTGGTTGGGGAGAACTTCGACGGCCATCACTATGCGGCCGCTTCGCTGGCGGCGGGAGCTGCCGCTACCCTCTGGCAGAGGGATAAGGGGCCTGCACCCGCAGGCGGCGGGGTTATACTGGTAGAGGACACTCTAGCGGCACTGCAGAAGCTGTCCTCCGCCTATTTGGCTCAGGTGGCCCCCCAAGTGGTTGCCGTAACAGGAAGCAACGGCAAGACGACGACCAAGGATATGATTACGGCACTGCTGGAAGTGCAGTACAAGGTACACAAGACCCAAGGGAACTTCAACAATCATATCGGCCTGCCGCTTACGATTCTCTCCATGGACAGTGATGTGGAGATCGCTGTGCTGGAGATGGGCATGAGCTCACGGGGAGAGATCGCCCTGCTGTCTCTGCTCGCTTCTCCTGACGTAGCGGTGATTACCAATGTCGGCGAATCCCATCTGCTCCAGCTTGGCTCCCGCAAGGAGATTGCAAGAGCGAAGCTGGAGATTGTGGACGGACTTCAGCCGGGCGGGCTGCTGATCTATAACGGCGATGAGCCGCTGCTTGCCGAGGTTCTGGCAGAGCCGGGCTTCCGCACGCCTGAAGGGCTGCAGACCTTCCGCTTCGGGCAGTCGGCTGACAATGATGACTATCCGACCGGCCTGATGACACACAGCGCGGGGATGACGTTTACCTCGCTGCGGCACGGGGAGCGTGCCTTTACCCTTCCGCTGCCCGGACAGCACAATGTAATTAATGCGCTTGCTGCGCTTGCAGTGGCGCGTCATTATAAGGTGACGGATGAGAATATGGCAGAAGGACTAAGCAGCCTCAAGCTGACTGGAATGCGGATTGAGGTTGTTCAGGCGGCCAGCGGACTGGTTCTGCTGAATGATGCCTATAATGCCAGTCCCACCTCGATGAGAGCGGCGATTGATGTGCTGCAGTCCATGAAATGCAGCGGCCGCAGAATCGCGGTGCTGGGGGACATGCTGGAACTCGGGCCGGAGGAGCTGGAGTTCCACCGGCAGATCGGCAGCTATCTCGATCCGGCGCTGACGGATGATGTATTCACCTTCGGTCCGCTGTCGGCGCAGCTTGCGGCGGCGGCCTCGGAGCGGTTCGAGGCCGGGCATATCTTTGCTTTTACGGATAAAGAAGCCTTGATCGATGCCTTGAATGCGAAGTGCGGCAATGACGATGTTGTGTTGTTCAAAGCATCCAGAGGGATGCGGCTGGAGGAAGTGCTGAAGCGTTTGAAAGAACATTCTGAAGCGAATGCTAACTAA
- the mraY gene encoding phospho-N-acetylmuramoyl-pentapeptide-transferase — MDYQLLLLTIAVSFILAVIAAPLIIPLLRRLKLGQQVRDDGPQTHLKKAGTPTMGGVIIMVAFTLSFLKFSVINSDFYVLLAATLGYGLIGFLDDYIKIVFKRSLGLTARQKLLGQLLVGVVLSVLLISAGHLTNISVPGTSFSFDWGPWFYYPFIVLMMMAVTNAVNFTDGVDGLLSGVSAIALAAFAVVAMQATSIAAGVCAAAMIGAVLGFLVFNAHPAKVFMGDFGSFGIGGAIGAIAIVTKTELLFVVIGGVFVVEMLSVIIQVASFKTRGKRVFRMSPIHHHFELGGWSEWRVVVSFWAVGLVLAAAGLYLIKGL; from the coding sequence ATGGATTATCAATTACTTCTGCTGACTATTGCTGTGTCCTTTATCCTTGCGGTCATTGCCGCTCCGCTGATCATACCGCTGCTGCGCCGGCTTAAGCTGGGGCAGCAGGTTCGTGACGACGGGCCCCAGACCCATCTGAAAAAGGCGGGAACCCCGACCATGGGCGGCGTAATTATCATGGTCGCGTTCACGCTGTCTTTTCTGAAATTCTCGGTCATTAATTCGGACTTCTATGTACTGCTGGCCGCTACGCTGGGCTATGGACTCATTGGATTCCTGGATGATTATATCAAAATTGTGTTCAAGCGCTCCCTAGGCCTTACGGCGCGGCAGAAGCTGCTGGGCCAGCTGCTGGTTGGCGTCGTGCTCAGCGTTCTGCTGATCTCGGCCGGACATCTTACGAATATCAGCGTTCCGGGAACCTCCTTCAGCTTCGACTGGGGCCCCTGGTTCTATTATCCGTTCATTGTGCTGATGATGATGGCGGTTACGAATGCTGTTAACTTCACGGACGGCGTGGATGGTCTGCTGTCAGGCGTAAGCGCGATTGCGCTCGCTGCCTTCGCGGTGGTAGCCATGCAGGCCACCTCGATTGCCGCTGGTGTCTGTGCGGCTGCGATGATTGGCGCAGTGCTTGGCTTTCTCGTATTCAATGCCCATCCTGCCAAGGTGTTCATGGGCGATTTCGGCTCCTTCGGGATCGGCGGGGCGATTGGCGCGATTGCTATTGTCACCAAGACCGAGCTGCTTTTTGTGGTAATCGGCGGAGTCTTCGTGGTTGAAATGCTGTCTGTAATTATTCAGGTTGCTTCGTTTAAGACACGCGGCAAACGGGTATTCAGAATGAGCCCGATCCATCATCACTTTGAGCTGGGCGGCTGGTCGGAGTGGCGTGTAGTCGTCTCCTTCTGGGCGGTGGGCCTTGTGCTGGCGGCAGCTGGACTATATCTCATCAAGGGGTTGTAA
- the murD gene encoding UDP-N-acetylmuramoyl-L-alanine--D-glutamate ligase, protein MKHPDLYRGQEVVVLGLAKSGVQVAKVLHEHGAVVTVNDKKERDQSPEASELESLGISVICGGHPESLIHEGVELLVKNPGIPYSVAPVQQALELGIEVVTEVEVAYHLCAAPMIGITGSNGKTTTTTWVGHMLEAAGMRPIVAGNIGTPLSQAAQEADADNWMVVELSSFQLKGTEAFRPKIAALLNVAETHLDYHGGMEDYVASKSKLFANQGPEDTAVLNWDDPVCRELVPYLKAGILPFSMNEELVQGIFVRPSYVADTVDELKRVIIYRDYTESETEIADVDSIGLPGRFNVGNALAACGIAIAAGADPAVLGPVLASFRGVEHRLEYVTDKAGAAYYNNSKATNSKATSMALASFRKPVILIAGGLDRGSDYMELLPVLGENVKALVALGQTRDKLAAVARLAGVKTVISVDNGESAAAVLEQAVREASALAEAGDVVLLSPACASWDMFTSYEERGRIFKEAVHNL, encoded by the coding sequence ATGAAACATCCGGATCTGTACCGTGGTCAAGAGGTGGTTGTCCTGGGGCTCGCCAAAAGCGGCGTCCAGGTGGCCAAGGTGCTGCATGAACACGGCGCTGTGGTGACGGTCAATGATAAAAAGGAAAGAGATCAGAGTCCCGAAGCTTCCGAACTGGAATCTTTGGGAATTTCTGTTATATGCGGCGGGCATCCGGAGAGTCTGATCCACGAGGGAGTGGAGCTGCTTGTCAAGAATCCGGGGATTCCTTATTCGGTTGCTCCGGTACAGCAGGCGCTGGAGCTGGGGATTGAGGTGGTGACCGAGGTAGAGGTCGCGTATCACCTCTGCGCTGCCCCGATGATCGGCATCACCGGCTCTAACGGCAAGACCACCACAACGACCTGGGTGGGCCATATGCTGGAAGCAGCGGGGATGCGGCCCATTGTGGCCGGGAATATAGGAACACCGCTCTCCCAGGCCGCACAGGAGGCTGACGCGGACAACTGGATGGTGGTCGAGCTAAGCAGCTTCCAGCTGAAGGGCACGGAAGCGTTCCGGCCAAAGATTGCTGCCCTGCTGAATGTCGCGGAGACCCACCTCGACTACCATGGGGGCATGGAGGATTATGTAGCCTCCAAATCCAAGCTGTTCGCGAATCAGGGACCGGAGGATACCGCTGTGCTGAACTGGGATGATCCGGTCTGCCGCGAACTGGTGCCCTATCTTAAGGCGGGTATTCTGCCCTTCTCCATGAACGAGGAGCTGGTGCAGGGCATCTTCGTCCGCCCGTCCTACGTGGCGGATACGGTAGACGAGCTGAAGCGGGTCATTATCTACCGCGATTACACCGAGAGCGAGACTGAAATAGCAGATGTCGATTCTATCGGACTTCCCGGCCGCTTCAATGTGGGAAATGCGCTGGCTGCCTGCGGCATTGCCATTGCCGCAGGGGCGGACCCGGCGGTGCTGGGCCCGGTGCTGGCTTCCTTCCGCGGGGTGGAGCACAGGCTGGAGTATGTAACAGATAAGGCAGGGGCCGCCTATTATAACAATTCCAAGGCTACCAATTCCAAAGCTACCTCCATGGCGCTGGCCTCCTTCCGGAAGCCGGTCATTCTTATTGCCGGGGGCCTGGACCGCGGCTCGGATTATATGGAGCTGCTGCCTGTCCTTGGAGAGAATGTCAAAGCCCTGGTGGCGCTTGGGCAGACCCGGGACAAGCTGGCGGCTGTAGCCCGGCTGGCAGGAGTAAAGACGGTGATCTCCGTCGATAATGGGGAGAGTGCCGCTGCTGTGCTGGAGCAGGCTGTGCGGGAGGCTTCGGCCCTGGCGGAAGCCGGGGATGTAGTTCTTCTGTCCCCTGCCTGTGCCAGCTGGGATATGTTTACCTCCTATGAGGAGCGCGGGCGTATTTTTAAAGAGGCGGTGCATAACCTTTAA
- the spoVE gene encoding stage V sporulation protein E, whose product MNKSRHAPDIWLLLPILALLAIGMVMVYSAGSVLGFRNYGDSFYFVKRQMLFAGLGLIAMFITANTDYLVLKRFARPLLLVCFALLVLVLIPGIGVVRGGARSWLGISSFGIQPSEFMKMGMILFLAKWLGTEEYDISSFMRGLLPPLALIGSAFALIMLQPDLGTGTVMFGAAMMMVFTAGARMKHLLSLGALGLAGFAGLIAAAPYRLQRITAFLDPWSDPLGAGYQIIQSLYAVGPGGLGGLGFGMSRQKYSYVPEPQTDFIFSILAEELGFIGGLAVLLLFLLLIWRGMKVAMSLPDRFGSYLAVGIVCMVAVQVVINIGVVIGLIPVTGITLPLISYGGSSLTLMLTALGILLNLSRYAR is encoded by the coding sequence ATGAACAAATCCCGTCATGCGCCCGATATCTGGCTGCTGCTTCCGATACTGGCTTTGCTGGCTATCGGTATGGTAATGGTATACAGTGCCGGGTCCGTTCTGGGCTTCCGCAATTATGGCGATTCGTTTTATTTTGTCAAAAGACAGATGCTGTTCGCAGGCCTCGGCCTCATCGCGATGTTCATTACGGCGAACACCGATTATCTGGTGCTGAAAAGGTTCGCCCGGCCGCTCCTGCTCGTGTGCTTCGCCCTGCTGGTGCTGGTGCTGATCCCCGGCATCGGCGTGGTGCGCGGCGGTGCACGCAGCTGGCTCGGCATCAGCTCCTTCGGGATTCAGCCCTCGGAGTTCATGAAGATGGGGATGATCCTCTTCCTGGCCAAATGGCTTGGAACCGAGGAGTATGACATCTCCAGCTTCATGCGCGGGCTGCTTCCGCCGCTTGCGCTGATCGGCTCCGCATTCGCACTGATTATGCTTCAGCCGGATCTCGGTACAGGCACTGTCATGTTCGGCGCAGCCATGATGATGGTCTTCACAGCGGGGGCGCGGATGAAGCATCTGCTCTCCCTCGGTGCGCTGGGGCTGGCCGGGTTCGCCGGACTCATTGCCGCTGCGCCTTACCGGCTGCAGCGGATTACCGCCTTTCTGGACCCCTGGTCCGATCCGCTGGGTGCGGGTTATCAGATCATCCAGTCACTCTATGCGGTGGGGCCCGGCGGGCTGGGCGGACTGGGCTTCGGGATGAGCCGGCAAAAATACAGCTACGTCCCGGAGCCGCAGACTGATTTTATTTTCTCTATCTTGGCCGAGGAGCTGGGGTTCATCGGGGGGCTTGCTGTGCTGCTGCTGTTCCTGCTGCTGATCTGGCGCGGAATGAAGGTAGCCATGAGCCTGCCGGACCGCTTCGGCAGTTATCTTGCTGTAGGCATAGTATGTATGGTTGCGGTTCAGGTGGTCATCAACATCGGTGTGGTGATCGGTCTGATTCCGGTAACCGGCATCACGCTTCCGCTGATCAGCTATGGCGGCTCATCACTCACTCTGATGCTCACAGCTCTTGGCATTCTGCTTAATTTATCCCGTTATGCGAGGTGA
- the murG gene encoding undecaprenyldiphospho-muramoylpentapeptide beta-N-acetylglucosaminyltransferase: MRIVLSGGGTGGHIYPAVAVARQLESEDADSVFLYIGGKRGLESKLVPQENLPFQSIDITGFRRKLSIDNVKTVMRFLKGVKASKAMLREFKPDVVVGTGGYVCGPVVYAASRLGIPTLIHEQNAIPGLTNRFLSRYASTVAVSFEGTEPAFPGAKNVIYTGNPRATTVMTANPQRGFASLGIPEGSTVVLVVGGSGGAKAINRAMIEMAPFVGKGNGVHYVYVTGESYFEDTRKAVREQLGGIPNWLHVLPYVHNMPEVLACTSLIVNRAGASFLAEITALGIPSVLIPSPNVTNNHQEANARALEGEGAAVVLLEKDLSGEALFTAVQKIIGADTLRHSMSEASRRLGKRDSASLVVSELRRLAAGRKR; this comes from the coding sequence ATGCGTATTGTACTTAGCGGCGGCGGCACGGGTGGACATATCTATCCTGCCGTAGCCGTAGCCAGACAACTGGAATCCGAAGATGCGGATTCTGTCTTCCTGTATATCGGAGGCAAGCGGGGTCTGGAGAGCAAGCTGGTTCCCCAGGAGAATCTGCCTTTCCAGTCCATTGATATTACAGGCTTCCGCCGCAAGCTGTCGATAGATAATGTGAAGACGGTTATGCGGTTCCTTAAGGGGGTCAAAGCCTCCAAGGCCATGCTGCGCGAGTTCAAGCCTGATGTGGTTGTCGGTACCGGGGGGTATGTCTGCGGACCTGTTGTGTATGCAGCCTCCCGGCTCGGCATCCCGACGCTGATCCATGAACAGAATGCAATTCCGGGACTGACCAACCGTTTTCTCAGCCGGTATGCCAGCACAGTCGCGGTGAGCTTTGAAGGCACAGAGCCGGCTTTTCCCGGGGCCAAAAATGTAATCTATACGGGCAATCCCCGGGCCACTACGGTCATGACGGCGAACCCGCAGCGCGGCTTTGCTTCACTCGGCATTCCCGAAGGAAGCACGGTGGTGCTGGTTGTCGGAGGAAGCGGAGGAGCCAAGGCGATTAACCGCGCCATGATTGAAATGGCACCATTTGTGGGTAAGGGTAATGGTGTTCACTATGTGTATGTGACTGGAGAATCTTACTTTGAGGATACCCGCAAAGCGGTACGCGAGCAGCTCGGCGGTATTCCGAACTGGCTGCATGTCCTCCCCTATGTTCACAATATGCCTGAGGTGCTGGCCTGCACTTCCCTGATCGTTAACCGGGCCGGCGCCTCTTTTCTTGCAGAGATTACCGCGCTTGGCATACCCTCTGTGCTCATTCCGTCTCCCAATGTAACGAACAACCATCAGGAAGCCAACGCCAGAGCGCTGGAAGGTGAAGGGGCGGCAGTGGTGCTGCTGGAGAAGGACTTAAGCGGCGAGGCGCTGTTCACAGCGGTTCAGAAGATCATCGGAGCGGATACGCTGCGCCATAGCATGTCGGAGGCCTCAAGGCGCCTGGGCAAAAGAGATTCCGCCTCCCTGGTAGTCAGCGAGCTGCGCAGGCTGGCTGCAGGACGTAAACGCTAG
- the murA gene encoding UDP-N-acetylglucosamine 1-carboxyvinyltransferase, producing the protein MDKLVIEGGTPLSGTIRIHGAKNAALPILAASLLAEGVHSLHNVPKLLDIETMLHILQRLGCRTVHEEETVTVDTSFLLTSHVPEDLMRQMRSSIFLMGPLLAKFGEVTIYQPGGCAIGERKIDLHLHGLKLLGAEIEETGGRICCRAAGLRGCDIHLDYPSVGATENIMMAAAMAEGTTTISGAAREPEIQDLQNFLNAMGAQIIGAGTDTITIQGVRKLHACSYEVIPDRIVAGTVMIAAAATRGNVTLTHTNAGHLTSLIHILRRAGVQITVCNDIINISCMGRPRAVERIVTSPYPSFPTDLQSQVMVLLSLAEGFSVIKETVFEGRFKHVEEMARMGADISIDMSRAFIRGVQRLYGATVEATDLRAGAALVIAGLAAQGTTIVEQAHHIDRGYDGIELLFQKLGARITRKVPVPDPLDLAN; encoded by the coding sequence TTGGACAAATTGGTGATTGAGGGTGGAACCCCCCTGTCAGGCACCATACGTATCCATGGAGCAAAGAATGCGGCACTGCCGATTCTGGCAGCCAGCCTGCTGGCCGAAGGAGTTCACTCACTGCATAATGTGCCGAAGCTGCTGGACATCGAAACAATGCTGCATATTCTGCAGCGGCTGGGCTGCAGGACAGTGCATGAAGAGGAGACGGTCACCGTAGATACATCCTTTCTCCTGACCTCTCATGTTCCGGAGGACCTGATGCGGCAGATGAGATCCTCCATATTCCTGATGGGCCCGCTTTTGGCCAAGTTCGGGGAAGTGACGATCTATCAGCCGGGGGGCTGTGCCATCGGTGAGCGCAAGATCGACCTTCACCTGCATGGCCTCAAGCTGCTCGGGGCAGAGATTGAGGAGACGGGCGGCCGGATCTGCTGCCGGGCTGCCGGCTTGAGAGGCTGTGATATTCATCTGGATTATCCCAGCGTAGGCGCCACGGAGAATATCATGATGGCCGCCGCCATGGCTGAGGGCACGACCACTATCTCCGGGGCAGCGAGAGAGCCGGAAATCCAGGATCTGCAGAACTTCCTCAATGCGATGGGGGCACAAATTATCGGCGCAGGGACCGATACGATCACCATTCAGGGTGTCCGCAAGCTCCATGCCTGCAGCTATGAGGTGATCCCCGACCGGATTGTTGCCGGAACCGTGATGATTGCCGCCGCCGCCACACGGGGAAATGTCACACTGACCCACACCAATGCAGGACATTTGACCTCCCTGATCCACATCCTTAGGCGCGCCGGTGTTCAAATAACAGTATGCAATGATATAATTAATATCAGCTGCATGGGACGTCCCCGTGCAGTTGAGCGTATTGTTACCTCTCCGTACCCATCTTTTCCTACAGACCTGCAATCCCAGGTTATGGTTCTATTGTCCCTGGCGGAAGGATTCAGTGTAATCAAGGAAACGGTTTTTGAGGGGCGCTTCAAGCACGTGGAGGAGATGGCCCGGATGGGAGCGGATATCTCTATTGATATGAGCAGGGCCTTCATACGCGGCGTTCAGCGGTTGTATGGAGCCACGGTTGAGGCCACTGACCTGCGGGCCGGAGCTGCCTTGGTAATCGCCGGGCTGGCTGCTCAGGGAACGACTATTGTTGAGCAGGCGCATCATATTGACCGGGGATATGACGGCATCGAATTATTGTTTCAAAAGCTGGGGGCGCGCATTACCCGCAAGGTGCCTGTGCCTGACCCGCTGGATTTGGCCAATTAA
- a CDS encoding cell division protein FtsQ/DivIB, with protein sequence MPKTRIPLLKEDKPSKRKNRKIIIILALLFTALLAVIFFRSSISKITAIEMQGDKYTSREQLLAASGLKIGGQFFAVSGDSVGKALEELDTVQEAQVSKKFPGVVTITVKEYPAVAYELDQAGVLEAILSSGAAVSVTDTGIAVEKPILTNWKAEDPFKAKLCQALAGIPNELTSDISEIVPSPTLSFPDRIKLYTRSRFEVITAISLLKDKVGYLNQVIHTEEPGLIKMLEADSYVPFHTEAGDTGEDADAGE encoded by the coding sequence ATGCCAAAAACGCGAATACCTCTTTTGAAAGAGGACAAGCCTAGCAAGAGAAAAAACCGTAAAATCATCATCATTCTGGCACTGCTGTTTACTGCGCTGCTGGCTGTAATCTTCTTCCGTTCGTCGATCAGCAAGATTACAGCCATTGAAATGCAGGGGGATAAATATACGTCCCGTGAGCAGCTGCTGGCTGCAAGCGGCCTGAAGATCGGGGGACAGTTCTTCGCCGTCTCCGGAGATTCTGTGGGGAAGGCGCTGGAGGAGCTGGATACGGTTCAGGAGGCCCAAGTAAGCAAGAAGTTCCCCGGAGTGGTTACAATTACCGTGAAGGAGTACCCGGCGGTTGCTTATGAGCTGGACCAGGCAGGCGTGCTGGAAGCTATTCTGTCGAGCGGGGCCGCCGTCTCTGTGACGGATACGGGAATTGCTGTAGAGAAGCCGATATTGACTAACTGGAAGGCTGAAGACCCTTTTAAGGCCAAGCTGTGCCAGGCGCTGGCTGGAATTCCGAATGAGCTGACCAGTGATATATCGGAGATTGTACCTTCCCCGACGTTGTCTTTTCCGGACCGGATTAAGCTCTATACACGTTCACGGTTTGAGGTCATAACGGCGATTTCGCTGCTCAAGGATAAAGTAGGCTATTTGAATCAGGTGATTCATACGGAGGAGCCGGGACTGATCAAAATGCTGGAGGCGGACTCCTATGTTCCGTTCCATACCGAAGCCGGGGACACCGGGGAAGACGCAGATGCGGGGGAGTAA